The following nucleotide sequence is from Solea senegalensis isolate Sse05_10M linkage group LG19, IFAPA_SoseM_1, whole genome shotgun sequence.
gacactgccctctagaggaagtagtTGTAAACGTATTGTACATGCAAAAGACCCACAGAGGTATGTAGTGTAGTGACAGAGACAACGCTTTGGATGGACAGATATAAAATGGGGCATTAATGAAGTATAAATGGGTCTTGATGCTCATTCAGTGCTATTGGCTTCTCTGAACACtaatgaatacattaataaaaCCCTTGTTGCTACATAAACAAATGGTCGATACCAGCACTCCAAGAGCCATGTCATGAGGACTTGATTGTAATGAAATACAGTCCACCTGAAGCAGTGTGATGTGactaaatgcttttttttcttctctttcttcgcTCCACCCCAGAACAGAGAGCCTGAACTGGGTGTGAACGCAGTGATGAAACTTCTTGAGATTGTGGATTCTTACGTTCCTTTGCCCAAGAGAGAGCTGGACAAGCCTTTCCTTCTGCCCATTGAAGGGGTTTTCTCCATCCCAGGTAGAGCAGAGATGAGATCTCACATTGATCTGTGGAGCTAAACCCAATGAGTGTGTTACGGTGGTTGAAGCTATAGCTGCAAAATGACTGTAAAGTTCTCTGTATATCAAAATGCGGGATATTTGACTTCAACACTTGAGGTACTGTAGCAGTTGATGGTGACACGCTGGTTCCTAAGATTTAATGATTTGTGTCCCTCAGGCAGGGGCACGGTGGTCAGTGGCACTTTGGAGAGAGGTGTCATCAAGAAAGGAGATGACTGTGAGTTTGTGGGTCACAATCGCTGTTTGAAGTCTGTTGTTACAggtgagtgaaagaaaaagacttACAGAGGAGTTGACATGGCTACATAAAACATGAAGGAAATATGAACAGTAGAGAAGCACACCCTGGTGgcaaaaatcagtgatttcaatGAAATTccattaggtttttttttaattgttctgtCATTCAAGGCATACTAGTATTGTTGTAgatcaactttttttaaaatgcacattttgtgcCTGACGTACATTTGTATTACAATGTCGGTCTGTAGACGTGACTCTGACCTTGTTCTCTGTCCCGCTGGCCTCAGCTATTGAGATGTTCCACAAGTCTCTGGACCAGGCAGAGGGAGGAGATAACCTGGGCGCTCTGGTCCGAGGCCTGAAGAGAGAGGACGTTAGAAGGGGGATGGTGATGTGCAAACCAGGATCCATCATGCCTCACCAGAAAGTCCAAGCTCAGGTGGAAAAGTGCAAAGTCATCACTGATTAATTCACATCTCTCGGTGTAATGAGTCTTAGGTTTACTTGGTAGTATTTCTGAATAGTCAGCAAATCTAAATGTCTCTTTCTTAACCTGGAGACATGTCACCTTTATAGTATAATATACTCTAATCACAGCATATTTCAGAGTTAGAGCTTTCCACCAAAAGGTTTGTGTTGTTGCcagcgtttgtttgtttgtttgttcaggaGCAGCATAACTGAAAAGGTTTGGCTAATTTTCtatgaaatgaatggaaatgatGGCAAAACAGAAACTCTGACATCTATTCTTGCTTCTTTGATAACAGGTCTATATTCTGAGTAAGGAGGAGGGTGGAAGACACAAACCGATTCTCACCAACTACATGCCCATCATGTACTCCCTAACCTGGGACATGACCTGCCGAATCGCACTACCCTCTGGCAAGGTGTGTGCGCATGTAGtccatgtgttcatttttgtactTTTCTCAACTTTATGATATAGACATCCAGTATGTTAAAAGCAGAAACGACGGAGTCTGCTTCCATCGAAATGGAAAGTATTACTCTCGAAGCGACGGTTCATGTAAAGTGTGTACTTTGAATTCCGCAAAGAAGTTTGAGAAAGTTGCCGAGTTTGATGACATGGTGCACgtttataaatcattttaaaactgtttattatttattacagctGTAGAATGAAGATGGAAGATAAAAGTCACTTGTGTTTGTTCTCACACGATTTCAGGACATGGTGATGCCAGGAGAGGACACGCCTTTGAACCTGACGCTCCGCCAGCCCATGGTTTTGGAGCAAGGACAGCGGTTCACTCTGAgagatggaaaacaaacaatcgGCACCGGTCTGGTCACAGAAATCCTGACTTTCACAGATGAAGACCAGTGCAACTGGGGCTGAAAGAGATTCTGCATGGAGAGGTGGAGAGGGGGGACTATAGAGTGGAGGCGGGGGGGTCAATGAATACtgatttaaacaaatacatcaacTCATGCATAAAAGAAAACTACTCGAATGATCGCGCATCGCTGTCAATTCCACTCAACCAAAATAtgttgcaaaatgtcaaaactgtCAGAATTCAATGTCAtttatgtaataaaatgtatttaataatagaaaaatgtctgtttgttttgtggatttttttaatatagCACGTGTCTCAAAAATACAACTGTATTGTTACAATACAGTCTTTGATAAATCTGTGTAATTAATGTGGCATTGGTGAGCTGCATGACCACTTTTTTGCCACAAGAGGGCACCAAAGAAAAGCGTCCCGTTGTGTAACTACCGATGGTCAGTTACTAACAATTTTCGCTGATAATTTGAGTTCAAAATGTACTTAATGAATTCTAATGTGAGTTTATTTGTCCTTAAGTGAGGTTAATTCCAGTTTTATTTGAGATGCTTTTTGGTAACAAAATTATTTTCATGCTAATTAAAAGCAGAATTGAATTTGTGGtcaaatgctttaaaaaattgTGTCTTCAAACGAGTTTTATTAAAAACGTCCAGGACTAAATGTATGGCACGGCTGTCAATAACTTCATTCTGTATTTTGACTACAGTAATGTGAAAGGTGTCTTAATTGATGGATGGCTAAGGAAACAACTCATGTTCCTGTATATTCATGCACAATTAAAACACTCATGTCTGTTCATTTTGCACAAATTTACTTATGACACCTCTTACAACTTTGAGCTGATCTAAttgctttgttgtcttttttgtttaagGTTTGAAATTATGGACaaaaaccatccatccatccatccatccatcttcgaCAGCTTTATCTATCCTCCATCGCGGGTTCACTGGTgccatcccagctgacatagggcaaaaaggtgggttacaccctggacaccTTTCCAgtcaaaaacaatattatttagCATATTTAAcattgtatataaaatatacaatatttcatAATTTGTGAAAGTTTCTGTCAGTTTCCTTTAATAGATCATGTCATGGCATCAGGTCAGACTGACAGGAAGCTGCTCCCGTTGCTCTGTGTCGACTGTAGTGCCTCCTGTAATCCAATCAGCCTGTAGCTGTAATCAAATCCTAGACATCTGCAGGAGTCAGGGCTGGAGCAGTTAGTGCGACTGAGTGACGAGCTCAGCTGGACGATGAGACTCTCTACATGCCAAATAACTTACAGacataaaacagacagacactggTGTGTACTGGTGACCTGCTGCGGATCATGACCTTCCAAgtgtctttcatttaaaaacaggtaATATATACATATCACACTGCCTGCTGATAACAGCATTGGCTTAACTTGACTTTGTGTAATAGGAGaacatgaaacatttatatttatactcaTTACAAGAaaaatattacatgtttttaagtGGCTAGAGTAACACCAGGTGttcttcctgctgctgtagATTATCTCATATTTCACATATGGCGCATCATCCaacaaactgctgctcactAAATATATTCTACTTTTTCTTGATTTGGATAAATTCACGCCTAAGCAACAGGTGAAGAGAGGATGGGAAAGTGTGTCTGATTTAGGGCAGCAGCGGAGAATTATCACACGATGAGAGGCAAAAATAACATGCCAGAAAAACATCATCCACATTTAatatctttaaaagaaaaagctatACTTCGGCCTTCTTTAAATTAGCAACTTACATTCCTGAGCACAACCCTAACAACTCACTATAGACCTTCAGAAActggcaaatcacaaaggcctctAGAAACCCAGTGTTCCTCATTATATCTCTGTTGAACCTAACCTAACTGTTAACATCTCCTTCTTGAAGttacaccattatcaccaatgttaaaatacagtggtgtaaataggtcgagcaaagtcggctacggacttttcacaggaggcagatttattcccaataagataatttgctctctcatcctcctcctcttcctcacatatacttcacacactaaTATaatgacattagattaagatggagcgagagataaggtgactgtaatcattattatttcatttatcatgtttttttgttttatttcctgaacacataccctggtatatacagtagaacctCCAAGTACCATTAGAGGAAGCTTGTGCACCACTGGctgtacatgtaccacagtttgagaaccatgcaTCTACAGTATAGGTCTAAAATAATATCTGGAGGAAAGCGGCGCAGCTGTTGCATcatgttacttttttttcccaaccgCCGCCTCCTTCAAGCAGCTGTGGGAAAGCGGCAAAGAATAGCGCTGCTGCAATTAAAGCCAAATTTGCCTTTCAACAACCCACTCTGCATGTTGGAAGACTGACCCTCCATGGCTTCTCATCCTCCAACACTGGAGAGTGGGTGAGAAACATCCCAGTTTACTCTCAGTTCTGCTTCCATCAAACACCACATTTCGGAGGACGCTGCACTGTTAAAGTGAGAAAGTATACGTTCAGATATAAATAcctgagaagaaaaagaaattcaagtAAGggagccattttgacatgtacATTAAACTGAAGCTGGACCGTTCATGCACTTCAGGACAGTGTGGCAGTTAACTAGTAAGCAGCCtgcgtcgtcatcatcatcaatttgattatttacagcTACTGTGACCTAGTGTAAAAATGGCTGCAATAACAGATTAATATTCGGTTCTTTAGCTGAGAGGTCGTTGATTATATGATAGTTGAATCTAAGCGGATTTATATATGCATTGTGCTTAAATGGAAAAAAGGATGGTTGACTTAAACTGATGGATTTTTCTCTTAGTAGAATTAGTAACAAGGGCAAAAACAACGTTACATTCATTTCCGTGTGtgattctctgtttttgaaTCAACACTTTTATGCTATGTAAATTCAATTTTGCTCGTCACATTATTCCCCAAAGATACACTCAGTTCGCAGCTGGGTTCCTGTGGTTGTGGCGCGTGTGCTCTCTGCTCACGTGCTTCTGATTTCTTTTCCAGTGATGAAGGTTGCAGGGCAGTGAAATCAAGAGGGACTGCcaagtcttgtgtgtgtgtgtgtgtgtgtgtgtgtgtgcgtgcgtgtgtacaTTTGCAGAGATATGCTTGTATGGTTGCATaagagtgaaagaaaacacCTCTGACCCCAGCCAGATACAGCCCTACCAAATCACTGCCATGTATTACAGTTCCCGTTTTTTAGACGGCCCCCAATTTACCTTGCACTTATTTGCTATAAATTCAGCAAATCTTTAttgcaaatatgaaaaaaaggTCCTCATATTATCACTATAGTTACTGTGTGGCCGTCATGGAGGGAAAAGGAAACAGTTGACTTTGTGAGAAGTGTTTTATTGTGGTAACTGACGAACAGTTTACTTGTTTGTCAGTGCATAAACTGTTGTCTTCACACAACAAATTGGAGGAGAAAGTAAAGTGCAACTTAGAGTCACGATTGCTTTAAATGCATTTAGTGGAAGACGACAACGACGACAGGAGGTGAAAGTCATTCAAATCAATAGATTCAAGCAAAGACAGCATTTCCAGTTTACATACAACTTTGCCCAGAAAGTTATGACGTCAACACAGATTTTTTTACAGTGATCTAGATTGTGTGTTTATTCCccccaacatacacacacacacacacacatacaaacacacggTCAAAGGTCAAATGTACAAATAACAGTCCTTGACTACACTCATACATGCAGGAAGTCCTTGGTCCTGCGCTTGTTGCAAACCCGCAGTGGAACTGCCGTTTGTTTTCTGGAACAAGCCTATTCTGATATTTTCAGCACAAGTCAGCaagatatataaatacaaatgtgaagTTTGCTGAAAAGGCAGACCAGTGTAAAACTTAACCCAAATACTGTCGAGCTTTTAGTTTGAAATATTGTATGTGGAGGGAAACTGGGTTAAGTCAAACAGCGGGACAACGTCTGACCTAATAACCTAACTACTTTACGTCCTATTAATAATATCTAGAATGACATTATCAATACATTAAACTGCATTTACTAATTCTTTTAATCTTTTGGTCAAAAAAGAGAGACCTATTTACATTCAAGAGTCATGTGTCTATATCAACTTTTAAATGCTTGAAGGGATGTGTTATAAAGTGTGTTCTCGATAACCTATTATCTAACTTGCACTTTTATACCTCGCGGTTATGGAGGTGTGtgaataattgtgtgtgtgccattgcTTATTTCTAATTGTGTAGCATATAgaacataaaaaatacatagaATATATAGAAAATCAATGTAATCTCCCTGTTTCCTCGCTGAAGTCAACCCGGAAGCAAAAagaattcagtttgaatggaagtctatgttTTTTGTCACTACTTTCAGGCCCCATCCATTCTTCTTCTACCGCTTTGGAGGGGAgggcaatcccagctgacatagggtgaaaggcggggttacaccctggacagttcgccagtccatcacaaggtgaagggagacaaacaaccattcactctcacacacacacgctcaatttatagtgtccaatttgcctaatccccaaatgtgtttggtctgtgggagaaaacccacgcacacacagggagaacatgcaaaccccatgcAGAAACACCCTTGTACTGACTGGAtcacaaacccgggtcttcttgctgcaaaggcaagagttcaAACTACTACTCCAAAACAACCGTGTGGAGAATTTTGGCCCCAGTTAGAGCGAAACAGgtgataaagcacagcacatttgactggacaccagtgtgattgacagctggtattcaAGAATGTGGTTGCAGTTGACAGTTGGGGGGCTTCAAAAACAGGAGTGCTTGCCACACCTTATTCagaaatagatttaaaaaggGAATTGAagcacagttgttgttgttttctacgTTTGAAAGATGTTATATCTGCAAAGAACTGATGTATGATGTAACATGGGACAATGAACAGCAGGACTGTTCAAAATTGGATTACactaaatgttattttgtggaGGTTGGTTCTTAAAATCAACAGCAAATATGTGGAGAATGGGTTTGTAAGCTCTTAACACAAGCTGCAAACATGAGCATTATAGACTTGCCGGATTTTACCTGCCTTCAAATTGGggttgtgtttgcatgttcaaGAGAAGAGTTTTTTATTGCATGGTTAGTTGAAATATTgcaaatatattgttttgtttgtaactTTATAATATATCAGAGAAAAGTAAAGATATTACAGACGTTCTCATGCTCACTGCATGGACTGTCTCCAAACGTGTACGTAGTGTTACGTCTTCAAAACAAACTCTCTTTGTGAAgcctcagtgtttgttgtttgaccAGCGCCATGTCAGGCACCgatggacgataccagctgtcaatcacttcATTATCCATTTTGCATCGTCATGTTCTACTGAACAAGTCTTGAAACTAGTGAGCGAAACCATTATCTCTCAGGAAATTGTCATCACTGATATTATAAATTTAGTTAGAAGTCGTGTCCTTTTCCCACAGGCTTTTATTCATGCTGAGTTTTTGAAGTCGCTCCCCGTAGCTAACCGCTCCTTCTGCCATACATCTCAAACCAGAAGACAACATCCTTTTTCATATACAGTCTATGTTCCTGGTTGCTCGCCTTGGTGGCATGAGACGCCAGTAGCAATTTGGCAACTTTGCTGTTGCCAAGCAGCAGCAAAGCATTCTTACACACTAATCATTTGGAAGCCAACAGTGTTCCAATGTGTCCCATAGACCTAAAACACTATTTTATATCAACCATATCAGAGTAAAGTCTCATGTTGAAAGTGTAAAATACACACCTGAACGGGCAAATTTTATTTCCTGTGGTCTGAAATGTAAAGTATAGTTTTCCCTGTTATTATGCGTTGATGCTTTTAACGGATAATAACTAACTTTTCATGCGTCTCCAaagttatactgtatgtagtctCCAGTGTGTTGTACACTAAACTATACAATGACAAAGGATGAAGTAGACTATTTAGAGTCTTACTGTTCACATTGTAAAGTTACATCATTAAGATCAGATCCACTCGTCTGTGCAACAACGCATCTATCAGACGAGTTTGGAGGAATATTCCCAGGATTTGTCAGTTTCACTCCACATGCGTGATATTCTATGCCTGTGAACTTCACCTACAAAAAGAAGCTTGATGAAAAAAATTGTCAAACATTTCTCAAAAATAGTCTATTATAAAACTATGCTATTGTCATGCACTTTATTTGAGTAGGACTTGCAAATTGACACGtgactgttttgtttgcatTCACTAAAGCTCAAAAGCCACCTCAGGGAAGCAGAACATTGTCATCTCATCCAGTGAGAAATGTGATGAGTTTGAGTTTTGCTTGTGTGATGGAGACTGCTGTGCTGGtcctccacctgcagcagcaaTGTCTACTTTCCGCGGTGTCCTCGtgtcagtcatgtgacagtCACTGGGCTCCTCACAAGACAACTGCATTGCTCTGTGTTCaaaaacaagcaacaaacaAAGGTTACATCTCGGATTCTCTATCAGAGGACATTTGCTCACCTCGAGGAGAAGTCAGTGCATTCACCAGCATCGATGAATATTCCCTGTCTTCCTCTTTcccatcttcttcctcctcgtccCTGCTGATGAAGGCCAGCTCGTTCTCATAGCAGAAGGAGTTGGCGCCAGATGTTGGGAATTTTCTCTCCTCCATTTCCCTCGCACTGCACCTGGGTGTGGATGGTACTTCAAACGTTTTGTGAAAGTAGGCGTAATCTATCCTGTATCGGCTCTTCTCCTCAAAGACAATAGGCTCAAAGCGGTGGCCCCACAGAATCTCAGAGGACAGGTAGGAGGTGCGAGCCTGTGTCGTCATGGCTGTGGCCTCCACCATCCCTTCAAGTATAATTACTATCTCAAAGTCAGATATTTCCAGATCTTGCTTGCTGATGCCAAACAGTGGACTTTCTTCATCAATCTCATGTATTATAGTGATGGGGGCAACCAGGAAAAGGCGGTCTATGCCTTTGTCGTAGCCCACGTTCATGTCAATCTGATCCAGGGGGATGTACTCGCCCTCCTCTGTGATACGGGGTTTGACCAGTTGGGCGCGCACATGCGCTTCCACAATGTGGCTCTTCCTTAGATTTGCAACCCGAAACATGAGGCACAGCTTGCCGTCACGTAAAGCGATGACGGCGTTGTGGCTGAACAGCAGAGTCTGAGCTCGCTTTTTGGGCCTCGCCATCTTGGCCATGATTGCGCCAATCATGAAGGCATCGATGATGCAGCCCATGATGGACTGAAAGACCACCATGAACACAGCAGCGGGGCATTCCTCTGTCACACAGCGCGCACCATAGCCAATAGTCGTCTGGGTCTCAATAGAGAACAAGAAGGCTGCCACGAAGGTGTTGACCTGCATGACACAAGGAATAAAACCATCGTCCTCACTGCGACGCTCCATGTCCCCATGTAGGAGGCCGATGACCCAGAACGCCAAGCCAAACGTTAACCAGGACACCACGAACACCAGGCTGAACAGCAGGAACATGTATCGCCAGCGGATGTCCACACATGTTGTGAAAATGTCCGACATGTACCGCTGCGACTTCTCCCCCATGTTTGAGAAGTGGACGTTGCACTGTCCGGTCTTGCTGA
It contains:
- the tufm gene encoding elongation factor Tu, mitochondrial translates to MAALMGVRACFSALQLSSPSLLHSSFRLCAVPLSHRTFATVVKKTFSRDKPHVNVGTIGHVDHGKTTLTAAITKVLADAGGANYKKYEDIDNAPEEKARGITINASHVEYSTANRHYAHTDCPGHADYVKNMITGTAQMDGCILVVAGTDGQMPQTREHLLLARQIGVEHVVVFINKADAVEDKEMLELVEIEIRELLTEFGYDGENTPVVIGSALCALENREPELGVNAVMKLLEIVDSYVPLPKRELDKPFLLPIEGVFSIPGRGTVVSGTLERGVIKKGDDCEFVGHNRCLKSVVTAIEMFHKSLDQAEGGDNLGALVRGLKREDVRRGMVMCKPGSIMPHQKVQAQVYILSKEEGGRHKPILTNYMPIMYSLTWDMTCRIALPSGKDMVMPGEDTPLNLTLRQPMVLEQGQRFTLRDGKQTIGTGLVTEILTFTDEDQCNWG
- the kcnj12b gene encoding ATP-sensitive inward rectifier potassium channel 12, with the translated sequence MSVGRAHQQSFVSCEEEGLRLSTMPAVGSFGNGKIHTRRKYHGRFVSKTGQCNVHFSNMGEKSQRYMSDIFTTCVDIRWRYMFLLFSLVFVVSWLTFGLAFWVIGLLHGDMERRSEDDGFIPCVMQVNTFVAAFLFSIETQTTIGYGARCVTEECPAAVFMVVFQSIMGCIIDAFMIGAIMAKMARPKKRAQTLLFSHNAVIALRDGKLCLMFRVANLRKSHIVEAHVRAQLVKPRITEEGEYIPLDQIDMNVGYDKGIDRLFLVAPITIIHEIDEESPLFGISKQDLEISDFEIVIILEGMVEATAMTTQARTSYLSSEILWGHRFEPIVFEEKSRYRIDYAYFHKTFEVPSTPRCSAREMEERKFPTSGANSFCYENELAFISRDEEEEDGKEEDREYSSMLSNAVVL